The following proteins come from a genomic window of Corallococcus sp. NCRR:
- a CDS encoding bifunctional serine/threonine-protein kinase/formylglycine-generating enzyme family protein: MGSPASSSPPDAWTPPEEFDEYRIVRPLGRGRTGRVYLAHDTLLERPVAVKFIPSLGSNALARFLVEARAAARIQHPNVVTLYRVGQLEDQPYLISEFIRGVSLDRLARPVPWERALGIGRDLARGLGAAHRRGVLHRDIKPGNAVLTESGEVKLLDFGLAKLLDRAEAGESTPPRAPLPPPELPADWDPESSPALGARSLDGVFLPSLPRGALVGTPYYMSPEAWAGEELTARSDVYSLGVVLYELCAGRGPFRDVPWRELSEAVRTRDVRPLLEVAPSVDPGFAAAIDKCLQRDPAQRHASAAQLLDALEALTREELPAVIPEGNPYRGLRAFEAEHRGLFFGRRREQRAVLERLKAEAFLLMTGDSGVGKSSLCLAGILPAVADGALEDGRRWRTARLVPGRRPVSALAVALAPVLEVEEEPLAETLRQDPTSLGRRLRAKLGTQGGLLVYMDQLEELVTLSPPEEAALAGAALGSLTEAAGGLRLLATGRSDFLTRLTAVPGLGPEVPHALYLLRALTPEETREAIVGPARVKGVRFESEAVVDALVASTAASDGGLPLLQFALAELWDARDESRGEMTQAALDSLGGVSGALARHADAAVARLLPDQRSAARGVMLRLVTADGTRARKTDRELVGDDPRYRAALEALVRARLLVAREGEGGTAYELAHEALLTGWATLARWLVEAGERREVQARLEAAAAQWERLGHARESLWGPRQLAETELLEPSELTQREQSFLSTSRRTGVRSRRLKVGLALGFFVSLGLVYAGLQWRERRILDTRVRGELASAGSEMEAVRRERDALQAERAEAFQLYDTGHKADGDRSWAKVAGHGAQLSHHFDAVADRLERALALAPTRTDVRDALADFLYERALWAESEREPVLPALLQRLRLYDPDGVRWSRWNTPAHLSLQVDAPGASAELRPVSREATGPEVVGEPLPSPGALPWTGLTVPPGTYQLTVRAPDHEASVQPLLLTRGESRNVVLPLVRAGSLPPGFVYVPPGDVRFGSAAESSVRDFFNATPLHTVPVQGFLIARHETTYADWLQYLAALPAGERAARQPRVGTGGYAGGLALEPDGNGWRLRFQPGGVRYTARTGEPVRYARRSQRTEQDWRQFPVSGINFADAEAYVTWLSTSGRVPGARLCSELEWERAARGVDGREYPHGNRLGPDEANVDVTYGKDPGGFGPDVVGSHPASRSPFGADDMAGNVWEWTRSWLEPGRPVARGGSFTFNVTSARSSNRELPEASLRDVTVGLRVCADAPVSGG, encoded by the coding sequence GTGGGCTCTCCCGCCTCGTCCTCTCCACCCGACGCGTGGACTCCTCCCGAGGAGTTCGACGAATACCGCATCGTGCGGCCGCTCGGACGGGGACGCACGGGCCGGGTGTACCTGGCGCACGACACACTCCTGGAGCGCCCCGTCGCGGTGAAGTTCATCCCGTCGCTGGGCTCCAACGCGCTGGCGCGCTTCCTGGTGGAGGCCCGCGCCGCCGCCCGCATCCAGCACCCCAACGTCGTCACCCTGTACAGGGTGGGACAGCTGGAGGATCAGCCGTACCTCATCTCGGAGTTCATCCGGGGCGTCAGCCTGGACCGGCTGGCCCGGCCCGTGCCCTGGGAGCGCGCGCTGGGCATCGGGCGGGACCTGGCCCGGGGGCTGGGCGCCGCGCACCGCCGGGGCGTGCTCCACCGCGACATCAAGCCCGGCAACGCCGTCCTCACGGAGAGCGGCGAGGTGAAGCTGCTCGACTTCGGCCTGGCCAAGCTGCTCGACCGCGCGGAGGCCGGTGAATCCACCCCGCCGCGCGCGCCCCTGCCGCCGCCGGAGCTGCCCGCGGACTGGGACCCCGAGTCCAGCCCCGCGCTGGGGGCCCGCTCGCTGGACGGCGTCTTCCTGCCGTCCCTGCCGCGCGGCGCGCTGGTGGGCACGCCCTACTACATGTCCCCGGAGGCCTGGGCCGGCGAGGAGCTCACCGCTCGCAGCGACGTGTACTCGCTGGGCGTCGTGCTCTACGAGCTGTGCGCGGGCCGGGGCCCCTTCCGTGACGTGCCCTGGCGCGAGCTGTCCGAGGCCGTGCGCACCCGCGACGTGCGCCCCCTCCTGGAGGTGGCCCCGTCGGTGGACCCGGGCTTCGCCGCCGCCATCGACAAGTGCCTCCAGCGCGACCCGGCCCAGCGCCACGCGTCCGCCGCGCAATTGCTCGACGCGCTGGAGGCGCTCACGCGCGAGGAGCTTCCGGCCGTCATCCCGGAGGGCAATCCCTACCGCGGCCTCCGCGCCTTCGAGGCCGAGCACCGGGGCCTCTTCTTCGGCCGCCGCCGCGAGCAGCGCGCCGTGCTGGAGCGGCTCAAGGCGGAGGCCTTCCTGCTGATGACGGGCGACTCCGGCGTGGGCAAGTCGTCCCTGTGCCTCGCGGGCATCCTCCCCGCCGTGGCGGACGGCGCGCTGGAGGACGGCCGGCGCTGGCGCACCGCGCGGCTCGTGCCCGGGCGCAGGCCCGTGTCCGCGCTGGCCGTGGCGCTCGCGCCGGTGCTGGAGGTGGAAGAGGAGCCGCTCGCGGAGACGCTGCGCCAGGACCCTACGTCGCTCGGCCGCAGGCTGCGCGCGAAGCTGGGCACGCAGGGCGGGCTGCTCGTCTACATGGACCAGCTGGAGGAGCTGGTGACGCTGTCCCCGCCGGAGGAGGCCGCGCTCGCGGGCGCCGCGCTGGGGTCGCTCACGGAGGCGGCCGGGGGACTGCGGCTGCTCGCCACCGGCCGCAGCGACTTCCTCACCCGCCTCACCGCCGTGCCCGGCCTGGGCCCGGAGGTGCCGCACGCGCTGTACCTCCTGCGCGCGCTCACGCCGGAGGAGACGCGCGAGGCCATCGTCGGCCCCGCGCGCGTGAAGGGCGTGCGCTTCGAATCCGAGGCCGTGGTGGACGCGCTCGTCGCCTCCACGGCGGCCTCCGACGGCGGCCTGCCGCTGCTCCAGTTCGCGCTCGCGGAGTTGTGGGACGCGCGCGACGAGTCCCGCGGCGAGATGACCCAGGCGGCGCTGGACTCGCTGGGCGGTGTGTCCGGCGCGCTCGCCCGGCACGCGGACGCCGCGGTGGCCCGCCTGCTGCCCGACCAGCGCTCGGCGGCGCGCGGGGTGATGCTGCGGCTGGTGACGGCGGATGGCACCCGCGCGCGCAAGACGGACCGCGAGCTCGTGGGCGACGACCCCCGCTACCGCGCCGCGCTGGAGGCCCTGGTGCGCGCGCGCCTGCTCGTGGCGCGCGAAGGCGAGGGTGGCACCGCTTACGAGCTGGCCCATGAAGCGCTCCTCACCGGGTGGGCCACGCTGGCGCGCTGGCTGGTGGAGGCGGGCGAGCGCCGCGAGGTGCAGGCCCGCCTGGAGGCCGCCGCCGCGCAGTGGGAGCGCCTGGGCCACGCGCGCGAGTCGCTCTGGGGCCCGCGCCAGCTGGCGGAGACGGAGCTCCTGGAGCCGTCCGAACTCACCCAGCGCGAACAGTCCTTCCTCAGCACCTCGCGCCGCACGGGCGTGCGCAGCCGCCGCCTCAAGGTGGGCCTGGCGCTGGGCTTCTTCGTGTCGCTGGGGCTCGTGTACGCGGGCCTCCAGTGGCGTGAGCGCCGCATCCTCGATACGCGCGTGCGCGGTGAGCTGGCCTCGGCCGGGTCGGAGATGGAGGCCGTGCGCCGCGAACGCGACGCGCTCCAGGCCGAGCGCGCGGAGGCCTTCCAGCTCTACGACACCGGCCACAAGGCGGACGGCGACCGGAGCTGGGCGAAGGTGGCGGGGCATGGCGCCCAGCTGTCGCACCACTTCGACGCCGTGGCGGACCGGCTGGAGCGCGCGCTGGCGCTGGCCCCCACGCGCACCGATGTTCGCGACGCGCTGGCGGACTTCCTCTACGAGCGCGCCCTGTGGGCCGAAAGCGAGCGCGAGCCCGTGCTGCCCGCGCTGCTCCAGCGCCTGCGCCTCTACGACCCCGACGGCGTGCGCTGGAGCCGCTGGAACACGCCCGCGCACCTGTCCCTCCAGGTGGACGCGCCCGGTGCCTCCGCGGAGCTGCGCCCCGTGTCTCGCGAGGCCACGGGGCCGGAGGTCGTGGGCGAGCCCCTGCCTTCCCCGGGCGCGCTCCCCTGGACCGGCCTCACCGTGCCTCCGGGGACCTACCAGCTCACCGTGCGCGCCCCGGACCACGAGGCGTCGGTGCAGCCGCTGCTGCTGACGCGCGGAGAGTCCCGGAACGTCGTCCTGCCGCTCGTCCGCGCGGGTTCGCTCCCGCCGGGGTTCGTGTACGTGCCCCCGGGCGACGTGCGCTTCGGCAGCGCCGCCGAGTCCAGCGTGCGCGACTTCTTCAACGCCACCCCGCTGCACACCGTGCCCGTGCAGGGCTTCCTCATCGCCCGCCACGAGACGACGTACGCGGACTGGCTCCAGTACCTGGCGGCCCTGCCCGCGGGCGAGCGCGCCGCGCGCCAGCCCCGCGTGGGCACGGGCGGCTACGCCGGAGGCCTGGCGCTGGAGCCGGACGGCAATGGCTGGCGGCTGCGCTTCCAACCCGGCGGCGTGCGGTACACGGCGCGGACGGGCGAGCCCGTGCGGTACGCCCGGCGCTCGCAGCGCACGGAGCAGGACTGGCGCCAGTTCCCCGTGAGCGGCATCAACTTCGCGGACGCGGAGGCCTACGTGACCTGGCTGTCCACGTCCGGCCGGGTGCCGGGGGCGCGGCTGTGCTCGGAGCTGGAGTGGGAGCGCGCCGCGCGCGGCGTGGACGGCCGCGAGTACCCCCACGGCAACCGCCTGGGCCCGGACGAGGCCAACGTGGACGTCACCTACGGTAAGGACCCGGGTGGCTTCGGCCCGGACGTCGTGGGCAGCCACCCCGCGTCCCGCAGCCCCTTCGGCGCGGACGACATGGCCGGCAACGTCTGGGAATGGACCCGCTCGTGGCTGGAGCCCGGCCGCCCGGTGGCCCGCGGGGGCAGCTTCACCTTCAACGTGACGAGCGCGCGGTCCTCCAACCGGGAGCTGCCGGAGGCCTCACTGCGCGACGTCACCGTGGGCCTGCGCGTCTGCGCGGACGCGCCCGTGTCCGGCGGCTGA
- a CDS encoding ADYC domain-containing protein — translation MRTLQRVVAACFAVVAVGCGTESSEPEAPSLRTQVAEMVSPNGRNLNGRNLNGRNLNNGELGGMLVSVAYAGATSASGKTLTNVRLQGSVFVGLDGLNPVTGTGFTGAVFVGKLGDGSTLPVRVDSITQGSGGDSDLWSYQVSYQGSDGSWRAVCQDANGGALPAIAVANRWNYLQGVAGGGEKIEDSTAFTFACEGAAIAKCMHFGYKPWATVNGQSLAGHHQACTRMVRADFCGDGASHTTDGQWVNLYDSVGIQADTESWSVEAEWSEAGARCFTSETRAHAPVTCAGFNPIPDCGSTSHFQSGTRLISESPYGVSGL, via the coding sequence ATGAGGACGTTGCAGCGAGTGGTCGCGGCGTGTTTCGCCGTCGTGGCGGTGGGCTGTGGCACGGAATCGTCGGAGCCCGAGGCTCCCTCCCTGCGCACGCAGGTGGCGGAGATGGTCTCCCCCAACGGGCGCAACCTCAATGGACGCAACCTCAACGGCCGCAACCTGAACAACGGCGAGCTGGGCGGCATGCTGGTGTCCGTGGCGTACGCGGGCGCCACCTCCGCCTCCGGCAAGACGCTCACCAACGTGCGGCTGCAGGGCTCCGTCTTCGTCGGCCTGGACGGCCTCAACCCCGTGACGGGCACGGGCTTCACCGGCGCCGTCTTCGTCGGCAAGCTGGGTGACGGCTCCACCCTGCCCGTGCGCGTGGACAGCATCACCCAGGGCAGCGGCGGCGACAGCGACCTGTGGTCCTACCAGGTCTCCTACCAGGGCTCGGACGGCAGCTGGCGCGCCGTGTGCCAGGACGCGAACGGCGGGGCGCTCCCCGCCATCGCCGTGGCCAACCGCTGGAACTACCTCCAGGGCGTGGCGGGCGGCGGCGAGAAGATTGAGGACTCCACCGCCTTCACCTTCGCCTGCGAGGGCGCCGCCATCGCGAAGTGCATGCACTTTGGTTACAAGCCCTGGGCCACCGTCAACGGCCAGAGCCTCGCGGGCCACCACCAGGCCTGCACCCGCATGGTGCGCGCGGACTTCTGCGGCGACGGCGCGTCGCACACCACCGACGGTCAGTGGGTCAACCTCTACGACAGCGTGGGCATCCAGGCCGACACCGAGTCCTGGAGCGTGGAGGCCGAGTGGAGCGAGGCCGGCGCGCGCTGCTTCACCTCGGAGACCCGCGCCCACGCGCCGGTGACGTGCGCGGGCTTCAACCCGATTCCCGACTGCGGCAGCACCAGCCACTTCCAGTCCGGCACCCGCCTCATCAGCGAGTCGCCCTACGGGGTCAGCGGCCTGTAA